A section of the Streptomyces sp. SCL15-4 genome encodes:
- a CDS encoding FAD binding domain-containing protein has product MTTHAPQTAQAVTLPTTLDEAVAALAALPTAVPVAGGTDLMAAVNSGQLRPAALVGLGRISEIRGWQYQDGHALLGAGLTHARMGRPDFAALIPALAAAARAAGPPHIRNAGTLGGNIASAAPTGDALPVLAALEATLIIAGPGGARREIPVSHLLAGVEMLGGGELIGYVRVPLLHAPQVFLKATGRTGPGRALASVALVLDPARRGVRCAVGAIAPMPLRPLEAEQWIAGLIDWDNDRALVPEALHAFGEYVAAACIPDPAPEADGTVVPLPPAVLHLRRTVAALARRALGRALS; this is encoded by the coding sequence CTGGACGAGGCGGTGGCGGCCCTCGCGGCCCTGCCCACCGCCGTCCCCGTGGCGGGCGGCACCGACCTGATGGCCGCCGTCAACTCCGGTCAGCTCAGGCCGGCCGCGCTGGTGGGACTGGGCCGCATCAGCGAGATCCGCGGCTGGCAGTACCAGGACGGCCACGCGCTGCTCGGCGCGGGCCTCACCCACGCGCGCATGGGCCGCCCCGACTTCGCGGCCCTCATCCCGGCACTCGCCGCCGCCGCGCGCGCCGCCGGCCCGCCGCACATCCGCAACGCGGGCACCCTGGGCGGCAACATCGCCTCCGCCGCGCCCACCGGTGACGCGCTGCCGGTGCTGGCCGCCCTGGAGGCGACGCTGATCATCGCGGGCCCGGGCGGAGCCCGCCGGGAGATCCCGGTGTCGCACCTGCTGGCCGGCGTGGAGATGCTCGGCGGCGGCGAACTCATCGGCTACGTCCGCGTACCGCTGCTGCACGCCCCGCAGGTCTTCCTGAAAGCCACCGGACGCACCGGCCCGGGCCGCGCGCTGGCCTCCGTGGCCCTCGTCCTCGACCCCGCCCGGCGCGGCGTGCGCTGCGCCGTCGGCGCCATAGCGCCGATGCCGCTGAGGCCCCTGGAGGCCGAGCAGTGGATCGCGGGACTCATCGACTGGGACAACGACCGCGCCCTCGTCCCGGAGGCCCTGCACGCCTTCGGCGAGTACGTCGCCGCGGCCTGCATCCCCGACCCGGCCCCCGAGGCCGACGGCACGGTGGTCCCGCTTCCGCCCGCCGTACTGCACCTGCGGCGCACCGTCGCCGCGCTGGCCCGACGAGCACTGGGGAGGGCGCTGTCGTGA